The Leptospira stimsonii genome includes the window CATTTGGCTGAGAAACGTTTCCGTAATTTTTTTCTTACCAATCCAATATGCGACCCCGGATATGATTCCAGTCAGCGTGAATAAGATGGAAATTCCGGAAATCAATAGGATAAACTTAAGACTACTACGACTCATGAGGACTCCCTAAACAGTTCTTTTACCAACTTTGAATCATTCTGAATTCTGAATACTTAGAATGAAATCTTTCTCCATTTTTGAGCCAGGAAAGAAATATTTTCAGTTTAAAATTAAATCGTTCTCCTTACGGAATCGGGCGCAATTAGTTAGAACGGGGTATCATTCTAAACTAGAATGTTGGATTCGTAAACATGCTCTTTCTTGAATATTTGAAAAAGTGAGAAAATCTTCCGGAGTTCCGACCTAAACAAGGAAGCCTTGCTTCGTCCTCTCAATCGTTTAAAAGGGAATATCTCCGTAAAAAGACGGAAAAAAACCATCAAAGAGAGAAAAGAAGGACCTGAACTAGGATGAGTTTTATCCGGAGTTCCGACTTTTAAAAAATTGTTTCGACAAAACGTTTCTCGAAACGACCGGAAACGAATCGGTTCTTTTCTTTGATTATATAAAATCGTAGTTCGACAAAAAAGAATATGTATGAATCGCAGAGGAGAAGGTTTCGACGAAATTTCGGATTACAAAACTTGCAAAAGTCTCTTCCTGAATTCTTCGCGATCCTTTCCCGAAGGAAGCTTTCCTTGACCCGCTCTGATGTTATCCTTTAAATGTGCGAGTTTGGAAGTTGCAGGAATCGCGCAAGTGACTGCGGAATTGGAAAGAATAAATTTTAGAAACGCCTGCCCAAACGATTCACAATCCCATTCTCGAAAGTAATCCGGAAGAATTTTTCCGCGAACTCTTCGAAAGAGTTCTCCTTCCTCGAATGGACGATTGATCAAGACGGATATTCCGTTCGATTCTGCAAAAGGAAGAATTCTCTCTTCCGCTTCGCGAGAAACAATCGAATATGGAATCTGTAAAAACTCTATATTCTCCGATTTTGCGATTCTCTCCATCTCGGAAAATGCGGAAGATACGTAATGTGTCAAACCGATATAACGAATTTTTCCTTTTTCTTTGAGAGAACGTAGCGTCTTCAGATGTATTTGAGTATCAAGTAAATTATGAATTTGGAATAGATCGATTCGATCCGTTTTGAATTTCCGAAACGAAGCTTCGATTTGCGCTTTTCCGGCGCTTTCGCCTC containing:
- a CDS encoding aldo/keto reductase, coding for MKSISRSLFLKKTAAFLFSTGLVFPLKKIVSKEGSDMLLRTIQKTGEKIPAIGLGTWQTMDISPDSSELNTLKEVWKEFLYQGGTVVDSSPMYGKSEEIVGILASETAEEFKKKIFFATKVWTRGESAGKAQIEASFRKFKTDRIDLFQIHNLLDTQIHLKTLRSLKEKGKIRYIGLTHYVSSAFSEMERIAKSENIEFLQIPYSIVSREAEERILPFAESNGISVLINRPFEEGELFRRVRGKILPDYFREWDCESFGQAFLKFILSNSAVTCAIPATSKLAHLKDNIRAGQGKLPSGKDREEFRKRLLQVL